CCAACATTCGGTCGAAAGGGTCCTTATGCAATAGCGGAAGCCTGCTCAGATACAGAGCGGCTTCTTCATCGAGCTGCAACGGATCGATGCCATGTTGCTTGCGCTGGAGCGGAACGAAACGTCCCGGAGGTTCCGGCAGAGGCAGCCTGCCCAAAGCATATTTTACAGCGATCTCCCACGCGGAGACTGAACT
This genomic stretch from Candidatus Binatia bacterium harbors:
- a CDS encoding type II toxin-antitoxin system VapC family toxin → SSVSAWEIAVKYALGRLPLPEPPGRFVPLQRKQHGIDPLQLDEEAALYLSRLPLLHKDPFDRMLVCQAVVHHLVILTSDELIHQYPVRTLW